Proteins encoded together in one bacterium window:
- a CDS encoding right-handed parallel beta-helix repeat-containing protein: protein MYRADRQFLLTTIFVVCTLIVTFATMLVSADDFYVSTGGSDSNTGTSAVDAWRTISYAIDTVPTDGTWANPHIIHVAPGTYTYTTGGSDDEDFPISWSERQLQHVWLIGDDRDSTIVSYGNWASSGEEELGLFEVIGFAQYLNDVTISTLTIRDGRSDDDGAGIYTAAADVTVDNCVVEACRTVTRGGGIKVGSPNYPGGDVDITSCIIGNENQENQANYGGGIAADNDTTVNIVDCLIQHNETFFGDGQGCHGGGIFMEDAGGLIKDCYILGNIASPDDSGYGGGIYLKNSSPHIEHNQIRATLANYHYGPGNHAYAGGGIYMTGNSDPLIDGWNEIAENWADTSGGGMYINGVGCEPVIEGNELFWNQAAGLNGGAIFGYKSKASVENNWIGWNYADQAGGGIYCEEDYAAGSGHAVFAINWIHHNDAGDEGGGAYFKNGYKSGDTGSTFDNNNLWANTANRGGGLCLTNSSNFTVQDNGIWDNDATDRGDGILVNGGSVTLFNNLIFSSNGNDDQGVGIEVVGNADLTIRNLTIADHPDCGIKGVLGNVWIWDTIIWGNGTSVTPGGATFELFYCDIQGGWSGTGSDNMNEEPLFVPLAGARGYPEGYFLSQTAAGQSPPDSPCVDAGSTTAAAYFTNEYCTRTDAENDTGDMDMGYHYLHEGATYIELVSFNAKGLNKRVLLSWTTATEIDNAGFDIYRKEEGGASLVKVNSSLISGRGTAGGGASYSFVDTGVVSGTTYLYYLCDIDTKGNVTSHEPVSATPYSLDLPSLQGDGEPHSDLAPIKIGTAR from the coding sequence ATGTATCGAGCAGACAGGCAGTTTCTTCTGACGACGATCTTTGTGGTTTGCACTTTGATCGTTACATTTGCGACGATGTTGGTCAGCGCCGACGATTTTTACGTATCGACCGGTGGGAGCGACAGCAACACCGGAACGAGCGCAGTCGACGCATGGCGAACGATCTCGTATGCGATCGACACAGTTCCGACCGATGGGACATGGGCCAACCCGCACATCATCCACGTTGCGCCGGGCACCTACACGTACACGACAGGCGGCTCGGACGACGAGGATTTCCCAATTAGCTGGTCAGAACGCCAGCTCCAACACGTCTGGCTTATTGGAGACGATCGCGACTCAACAATTGTGTCTTACGGCAACTGGGCAAGTTCTGGTGAGGAAGAGCTCGGGCTTTTCGAGGTTATCGGCTTCGCGCAATACCTCAATGACGTAACCATCTCGACGCTGACGATCCGTGATGGTCGGAGCGACGACGATGGGGCCGGCATTTACACCGCGGCCGCGGACGTTACGGTGGACAACTGCGTGGTGGAGGCGTGTCGAACTGTAACGCGAGGTGGAGGGATCAAAGTAGGAAGCCCGAATTACCCGGGGGGCGACGTTGACATAACCAGCTGCATTATCGGTAATGAGAACCAGGAGAACCAGGCGAACTACGGGGGCGGTATTGCCGCTGACAATGATACCACCGTGAACATCGTTGACTGTCTCATTCAGCATAACGAGACATTCTTCGGGGACGGTCAGGGATGTCACGGCGGCGGGATATTCATGGAGGACGCCGGCGGGCTGATCAAGGACTGCTACATCCTCGGGAACATCGCAAGTCCTGACGATTCCGGTTACGGCGGCGGGATATACCTCAAGAACTCAAGTCCGCACATTGAACACAACCAGATACGCGCAACCCTCGCTAATTATCACTATGGCCCTGGCAACCACGCCTACGCAGGCGGCGGGATATACATGACTGGCAACTCCGATCCACTTATCGACGGCTGGAACGAGATAGCTGAGAACTGGGCGGACACGAGCGGCGGCGGGATGTACATCAATGGAGTCGGGTGCGAGCCCGTTATCGAAGGCAACGAGCTCTTCTGGAACCAGGCCGCGGGGCTGAACGGTGGAGCGATCTTCGGCTACAAAAGCAAGGCCAGCGTCGAGAACAACTGGATAGGATGGAATTACGCAGATCAGGCGGGCGGAGGTATTTACTGCGAGGAGGACTATGCCGCGGGCTCCGGTCATGCTGTTTTCGCCATCAACTGGATCCATCACAATGATGCAGGCGACGAGGGCGGCGGCGCTTACTTCAAGAATGGATACAAGAGTGGAGACACAGGGAGCACTTTCGACAATAACAATCTCTGGGCCAACACGGCCAATCGCGGCGGCGGTTTGTGTCTGACCAATTCCTCCAACTTCACTGTGCAGGACAACGGCATCTGGGACAATGACGCCACCGACAGAGGCGACGGGATTCTGGTGAACGGCGGGAGTGTTACGCTATTCAACAACCTGATCTTCTCAAGCAATGGCAATGATGATCAGGGCGTTGGCATCGAGGTCGTAGGCAATGCAGACCTTACCATTAGGAACTTGACGATCGCCGACCATCCGGACTGTGGCATCAAGGGCGTCCTGGGCAACGTCTGGATTTGGGACACAATCATCTGGGGCAACGGAACTAGTGTAACCCCAGGAGGCGCGACGTTCGAGCTTTTCTACTGCGACATCCAGGGCGGCTGGTCGGGGACTGGGTCCGATAATATGAACGAGGAACCGTTGTTCGTGCCATTGGCCGGAGCGAGGGGATACCCGGAGGGCTATTTCCTCAGCCAGACTGCGGCTGGCCAGAGCCCCCCCGATAGCCCTTGTGTTGACGCAGGTTCAACAACTGCGGCAGCGTATTTCACAAACGAGTATTGCACGCGAACCGACGCCGAGAACGACACCGGCGACATGGACATGGGCTATCACTATCTCCACGAGGGCGCAACCTATATCGAGCTCGTGTCGTTCAATGCCAAAGGGCTTAACAAGAGAGTTCTTTTGAGCTGGACAACGGCGACTGAGATAGACAACGCTGGCTTCGACATCTACCGGAAGGAAGAAGGCGGCGCCAGTCTAGTGAAGGTGAATAGCTCGCTCATTTCGGGGCGGGGGACGGCCGGTGGCGGCGCCTCGTATTCCTTTGTCGATACAGGCGTTGTAAGCGGGACAACGTATCTCTATTACCTATGTGACATCGACACGAAGGGCAACGTAACATCTCACGAGCCTGTGAGTGCCACACCATACTCACTTGACCTCCCGTCGCTACAGGGCGACGGGGAGCCCCACAGCGACCTCGCACCGATCAAGATAGGAACCGCAAGATAG
- a CDS encoding protein-L-isoaspartate(D-aspartate) O-methyltransferase — translation MVKTQLVPRGITDANVLRAMRTVKRHLFVPEAQRSAAYSDYPLPIGEGQTISQPYIVALMTQLLAANKDSRVLEIGTGSGYQAAVLAEIAKEVWTIEIIEALGKSAEARLKELGYENVHVRIGDGYAGWPEHAPFDGIIVTCACREAPQPLVEQLGEGGRMVIPVGGSLSYQTLTLFEKKNGILHKKDITGCVFVPLLGPHGWVTGREK, via the coding sequence ATGGTCAAGACCCAGCTCGTCCCACGAGGCATCACAGACGCCAACGTCCTGCGGGCGATGCGCACGGTGAAGCGCCATCTATTTGTGCCCGAGGCGCAGCGTAGCGCAGCTTATAGCGACTATCCTTTGCCGATCGGCGAGGGCCAGACCATCTCGCAGCCCTACATCGTGGCGTTGATGACGCAGCTTCTGGCGGCGAACAAGGATTCGAGGGTGCTGGAGATCGGGACAGGCTCGGGCTATCAGGCGGCGGTGCTTGCCGAGATTGCGAAAGAGGTCTGGACGATCGAGATAATCGAGGCGCTTGGCAAGTCCGCGGAGGCGAGGTTGAAAGAGCTGGGCTACGAGAACGTTCACGTGCGCATCGGGGATGGATATGCTGGCTGGCCGGAGCACGCCCCATTTGATGGCATCATCGTAACGTGCGCCTGTCGTGAGGCGCCACAGCCGCTCGTGGAGCAGCTTGGCGAGGGCGGTCGGATGGTGATTCCGGTCGGCGGGAGCCTCTCGTATCAGACGTTGACACTGTTTGAGAAGAAGAACGGGATACTCCACAAAAAGGACATCACCGGCTGCGTCTTTGTGCCACTTCTGGGCCCTCACGGGTGGGTTACTGGGCGGGAGAAGTAG
- a CDS encoding NAD-dependent epimerase/dehydratase family protein, with product MKILVTGGAGFIASHLVDRLIAEGHSVAIVDDLSTGFAENINPKATFYEMDIRDHAISEVFEKERPDIVDHHAAQMAVIKSVSEPQFDADVNIGGSINIILNCLKYGVKKLVYISTGGAVYGEPQYLPTDEAHPINPISQYGISKHTVEHYLFLYNLTDGLKYTVLRYPNVYGPRQYPYGEAGVTAIFSAKMLRGETVTIFGDGEQLRDYVYVDDIVEANVLAMTNPASDNQIINIGSGRGSSVNETFRIIKQATGFDGKPIYAPARKGEVYKIYISADKARKVMGWTPKVSFEQGLKRLVEYQRSQLAVGS from the coding sequence ATGAAAATACTGGTTACCGGTGGGGCGGGGTTCATCGCGTCGCACCTTGTGGACAGGTTGATTGCAGAAGGGCACTCGGTCGCTATCGTTGATGATCTCTCGACGGGCTTTGCGGAGAACATCAATCCGAAGGCCACCTTCTACGAGATGGACATCCGTGACCACGCGATCTCGGAGGTGTTCGAGAAGGAGCGACCGGACATAGTCGATCACCACGCCGCACAGATGGCCGTCATAAAGTCCGTCTCGGAGCCGCAATTTGACGCGGACGTGAACATTGGCGGCTCGATCAACATCATCCTCAACTGCCTCAAATACGGCGTCAAGAAACTCGTCTATATCTCGACCGGCGGGGCCGTCTATGGCGAACCGCAGTATCTCCCGACGGATGAGGCGCACCCAATCAACCCCATCTCGCAGTATGGCATATCGAAACACACGGTCGAGCACTACCTTTTTCTCTACAACCTGACAGATGGGCTGAAATACACGGTTCTTCGCTATCCGAACGTCTATGGCCCCAGGCAGTATCCCTATGGCGAGGCGGGCGTTACGGCGATTTTCTCGGCCAAGATGCTGAGGGGCGAGACAGTAACCATCTTTGGCGATGGAGAGCAGCTCCGCGACTATGTCTATGTGGATGACATAGTCGAGGCGAACGTCCTTGCGATGACCAATCCGGCCTCGGACAACCAGATCATCAACATCGGCTCCGGAAGAGGCTCATCGGTCAACGAGACATTCAGGATAATCAAGCAGGCGACCGGCTTTGACGGCAAGCCAATCTACGCCCCCGCTAGAAAGGGCGAGGTCTATAAAATATACATCTCGGCCGACAAGGCCAGAAAAGTCATGGGCTGGACGCCGAAAGTCTCCTTCGAGCAAGGCCTCAAGCGCCTCGTCGAGTATCAGCGCAGTCAGTTGGCAGTTGGCAGTTGA
- a CDS encoding right-handed parallel beta-helix repeat-containing protein codes for MYCYREMRLALATIIMMLTIMVAGAMGANVYYVDGNVGSSGGGSSWANAFETIKEGIDACNTGSSGGPDLVKVAGSTSGLTYEENIVLDSYITLEGGWDPGTDTRDPEAYESIIDGCAAGTVVMIDSKFGVRIDGFTIQNGSAGYYGGGIYCYYSSATITNNEITANSAGYGGGGIYCYDSSPTITNNEITGNSANYGGGIYCYDNSATITNNEITANSADNGGGIFCYYYSSAMITNNEIAGNSATYSGGGMRCYYYSSPTLINNEITGNSATYSGGGMHCYYYSSPTLTNCTIADNVASSGGGMYCNDYECEPELLNCILWGDSPDEIAGDTTNLTVTYSDVEGGWTGTGNIGKDPLFVPISDAPYYLAHTGAQAANSPCVDAGSGSVSDYGLEGTTTCTDGREDGEDGNDDGDPYTGPIDMGYHYPAKGYSGSGDTYIDLVSFTARPAGSSVVLDWETGAEIDNAGFVVYRAVAGTFDYEQISDLIAAEGAPASGASYSFIDRDVEPGVSYNYWLVDIDTSGKWTAHGPATARLSLRPVGPRGLHELCM; via the coding sequence ATGTACTGTTATCGAGAGATGAGATTGGCGCTCGCCACCATCATCATGATGCTCACGATCATGGTAGCTGGCGCCATGGGGGCAAACGTCTATTATGTTGATGGAAATGTAGGAAGCTCGGGCGGCGGCTCCAGCTGGGCCAACGCCTTCGAGACCATTAAGGAGGGAATCGACGCCTGCAATACTGGTTCCTCGGGGGGTCCAGACTTAGTCAAGGTCGCGGGTTCAACATCCGGATTGACCTACGAAGAGAACATCGTGCTCGACAGCTACATTACGCTAGAAGGTGGTTGGGACCCTGGCACCGATACACGCGACCCTGAGGCTTATGAGAGTATCATTGACGGCTGCGCTGCTGGCACAGTTGTTATGATTGACTCCAAGTTCGGCGTGAGGATTGATGGCTTCACGATTCAGAATGGGAGCGCGGGCTACTATGGCGGCGGGATATACTGCTACTACAGTTCGGCGACGATCACCAACAACGAGATTACGGCAAACTCCGCGGGCTACGGCGGCGGCGGGATATACTGCTACGACAGTTCGCCGACGATCACCAACAACGAGATTACGGGTAACTCCGCGAACTATGGCGGCGGGATATACTGCTACGACAATTCGGCGACGATCACCAACAACGAGATTACGGCAAACTCCGCGGACAACGGCGGCGGGATATTCTGCTACTACTACAGTTCGGCAATGATCACCAACAACGAGATTGCGGGTAACTCCGCGACATACAGTGGCGGCGGGATGCGCTGCTACTACTACAGTTCGCCGACGCTGATCAACAACGAGATTACGGGTAACTCCGCGACATACAGTGGCGGCGGGATGCACTGCTACTACTACAGTTCGCCGACGCTGACCAACTGCACGATTGCCGACAACGTGGCGTCTTCTGGCGGGGGGATGTACTGCAATGATTACGAATGCGAGCCGGAGCTTTTGAACTGCATCCTTTGGGGCGATAGCCCTGACGAGATTGCCGGAGACACGACCAACCTCACCGTCACCTACTCCGATGTTGAGGGTGGCTGGACAGGGACCGGGAACATCGGCAAGGATCCGTTGTTCGTGCCGATATCCGATGCGCCGTACTACTTGGCGCACACAGGCGCTCAGGCGGCCAACAGCCCCTGCGTGGACGCCGGAAGCGGAAGCGTCTCCGACTACGGCCTCGAGGGCACCACCACATGCACCGACGGTCGCGAGGATGGCGAGGATGGCAATGATGACGGCGACCCTTACACCGGGCCGATAGACATGGGCTACCACTATCCAGCAAAGGGATACTCGGGGAGCGGGGACACCTACATCGATCTGGTGTCTTTCACTGCCAGGCCGGCTGGCTCTAGTGTCGTGCTCGACTGGGAGACCGGAGCCGAGATCGACAACGCCGGGTTCGTCGTCTATCGGGCGGTCGCGGGGACATTTGACTACGAACAGATTAGCGACCTGATCGCCGCTGAGGGCGCACCAGCCTCGGGTGCCTCATACAGCTTCATCGACCGCGATGTTGAGCCGGGCGTCAGTTACAACTATTGGCTGGTTGACATCGACACCAGCGGCAAATGGACTGCACACGGGCCAGCGACCGCGAGGCTGAGCCTTCGACCGGTCGGCCCAAGAGGTCTTCACGAGTTGTGTATGTAA
- a CDS encoding PilZ domain-containing protein: MRRLFAKPENVARLLRHATEKGLPLNIQIEAFTLRFHSRFASKTNLETHHLVLESLSPEYGNELLSSNRFLSVQFSTGNFAVRFSAPFEKGWKEEGSWLWQIVFPSSAELMRQRRHIRVEPPAGKPVGVYGVVEDEAFLGAVVDISVGGALFTSKVLAPTLEAGKTIAHMQLRLPSRTIQVDARVVRTTALNCAVAFTAISDDDRAALREYVESRTAEIQRGFMP; this comes from the coding sequence ATGAGAAGGTTGTTCGCCAAGCCCGAAAACGTAGCGCGACTTCTTCGCCATGCCACGGAGAAGGGCCTACCGCTCAACATCCAGATCGAGGCGTTCACGCTCAGGTTTCACTCCCGGTTTGCCTCAAAGACCAACCTTGAGACTCACCATCTTGTCCTCGAATCCTTGTCTCCCGAATACGGCAACGAGCTCTTGAGCTCCAACCGGTTCCTTTCGGTCCAGTTCAGCACCGGCAATTTCGCGGTCAGATTCTCGGCGCCGTTTGAGAAAGGCTGGAAGGAAGAGGGCAGTTGGCTCTGGCAAATAGTGTTCCCCTCAAGTGCGGAGCTTATGCGGCAGAGGAGGCATATCCGCGTCGAGCCGCCTGCTGGCAAGCCCGTCGGGGTGTATGGGGTTGTGGAAGACGAGGCCTTTCTGGGGGCCGTGGTCGATATCTCCGTTGGCGGAGCGCTGTTCACATCGAAGGTCCTCGCACCAACTCTCGAGGCTGGCAAGACGATAGCACACATGCAGCTGCGGTTGCCTAGCAGGACTATTCAGGTGGATGCGAGAGTCGTCAGGACCACAGCTCTCAACTGTGCAGTCGCCTTCACTGCTATCTCCGACGACGATCGTGCTGCTCTGCGGGAATACGTCGAAAGCAGAACGGCGGAGATACAGCGTGGATTCATGCCTTAG
- a CDS encoding glycosyltransferase family 2 protein: MYKDRTISVVIPCLNEQEGIGGVLEAVPDFVDEVVVVDNGSEDESVAIARSFGARVMVEPNRGYGRAYRTGLRSATCEIIATTDADGTYPIHLLAKLLDEFEARGLDFASASRFPLQRRDAMSLRNAIGNRIFTVCARLLFSAKFNDILSGMWVFKRELLSRMQLRSDGWSFSQDIKLEALAISGERCGEIAIPYEVRMGQVKLPAWSAGVSALVQLFLRRLRPPGRRG, from the coding sequence ATGTACAAAGACAGAACCATATCCGTAGTTATTCCGTGCCTCAATGAGCAGGAGGGAATCGGGGGCGTTCTCGAGGCCGTTCCCGATTTCGTGGACGAGGTGGTTGTTGTTGACAACGGCTCGGAGGACGAGTCGGTTGCGATAGCGAGGTCCTTCGGGGCAAGAGTGATGGTCGAGCCAAATCGGGGCTACGGTCGAGCGTATCGCACAGGCCTAAGGAGCGCAACGTGCGAGATAATCGCAACAACGGACGCGGACGGGACCTATCCGATACATCTCTTGGCGAAGCTCCTGGACGAATTCGAGGCCCGTGGCTTGGATTTTGCGAGCGCATCTCGCTTCCCGCTCCAGCGCAGGGATGCCATGAGTCTCAGGAACGCAATAGGCAACAGAATCTTCACAGTCTGTGCCCGGCTCTTGTTTTCTGCCAAGTTCAATGACATCCTTTCAGGGATGTGGGTCTTCAAGCGCGAATTGCTTTCTCGCATGCAGCTTCGAAGCGATGGCTGGTCGTTCTCCCAGGACATCAAGCTGGAGGCATTGGCCATCAGCGGCGAGAGATGCGGCGAGATAGCGATACCCTACGAGGTCAGGATGGGACAGGTCAAACTGCCGGCCTGGAGTGCGGGCGTCTCCGCCCTTGTCCAGCTTTTCCTGAGACGCCTTCGTCCGCCGGGGCGCCGAGGCTGA
- a CDS encoding tetratricopeptide repeat protein — protein sequence MRARRLDWLIPALLVSLLTLSCAAPESSLENARTILQKAIGLYTGTSGCEDHAVAKSFFLKASETGDPLAQMWVASLSRAGQCGFKRDAKSARKMAEEVIDQVRSLAGQGDIEAAYLLGIAYCRSLGVKTDKKKGLMWLVKAAEAGHAESMNVLANVYGGGWFGVQKDFDRSFAWCLKAAAVGHAYAMASAA from the coding sequence ATGAGAGCGCGAAGGTTAGATTGGCTCATCCCAGCGCTCCTTGTGTCGTTGCTGACGCTCAGCTGTGCCGCGCCCGAGTCTAGCCTTGAAAACGCCCGCACAATCCTTCAGAAGGCCATCGGCCTCTATACGGGCACATCTGGCTGTGAGGACCATGCCGTGGCCAAGTCTTTTTTCCTGAAAGCGTCCGAGACAGGCGATCCTCTGGCGCAGATGTGGGTCGCGAGTTTGAGTCGGGCTGGCCAATGTGGCTTCAAACGGGACGCCAAATCAGCCCGGAAGATGGCAGAGGAGGTCATTGACCAGGTTCGTTCGCTTGCTGGACAGGGCGACATCGAGGCGGCATACTTGCTGGGGATAGCCTACTGTCGCAGCCTCGGCGTCAAAACGGATAAGAAGAAGGGCCTCATGTGGTTGGTCAAGGCCGCTGAGGCTGGGCATGCGGAGAGCATGAACGTTCTAGCGAACGTTTACGGCGGAGGATGGTTCGGTGTCCAGAAGGATTTCGATAGGTCTTTCGCGTGGTGTCTCAAAGCAGCGGCGGTAGGCCATGCATACGCCATGGCATCGGCGGCCTGA
- a CDS encoding tetratricopeptide repeat protein — protein MYFLGYMYYKGECVEQDYSEAAKWLSKAAEAGDKDGMYYLGKAYENGNGAERDQDKAREWYERASRLGHKKAKKALARFKTERESLPKPQ, from the coding sequence ATATATTTCCTCGGATACATGTATTACAAGGGGGAATGCGTCGAGCAGGATTATAGTGAGGCCGCGAAGTGGCTTAGCAAAGCAGCCGAGGCGGGTGACAAGGACGGGATGTATTATCTCGGCAAAGCCTATGAGAACGGCAACGGAGCTGAGCGGGACCAGGACAAAGCGCGGGAATGGTATGAGAGAGCCTCCCGCCTTGGGCACAAGAAAGCAAAGAAAGCTCTAGCCAGGTTCAAGACCGAGCGGGAGAGCCTGCCGAAGCCTCAATAA
- the gatD gene encoding Glu-tRNA(Gln) amidotransferase subunit GatD, protein MTVASDNKLKGYRGRAKDVLTGLGARVWADVEVSTTKGHYVGLILPRSETADDQHMVLKLRTGYNIGISVNTITEIKEVGYKEAHYKIPEKEFPKDPSKPNVTLLGTGGTIASRLDYRTGAVIPAFSPGELYGAVPELADICNLKTIKLFGIFSEDMSPLQWTTLADGIGREIRKGVDGIVIGHGTDTMHHTSAILSFMVQKPPVPVVLVGSQRSSDRPSSDAALNLINATRSAAFGEIAEVLVCMFGPTSDEYCLLHRGTRVRKMHSSYRSTFRTIADTPVGRVSPTEYVVLREDVNRRRSDRNVIIDTAFEEKVSIVYYYPNMKPDIIEALVDNGYKGIVIAGTGLGHVNKPLYEPIKRACDKGVHVFMTVQTLWGYVQMFVYETGRELMQRGIVPAANMLPEVAYMKLCWVLGHTLEHEKVVKMMLTPVMDEITEREPHDGYLVFQGGLPEVQEMLRHLVK, encoded by the coding sequence ATGACAGTCGCTTCGGATAACAAGCTCAAGGGCTACCGCGGCCGAGCCAAAGATGTTTTGACAGGTCTCGGCGCGAGGGTCTGGGCCGACGTTGAGGTCTCAACAACGAAAGGCCATTACGTCGGGTTAATCCTGCCGAGGTCGGAGACTGCGGACGACCAGCACATGGTCCTGAAGCTCCGCACTGGATACAACATCGGCATAAGCGTGAACACTATCACCGAGATCAAGGAGGTTGGCTACAAGGAGGCGCACTACAAGATACCGGAGAAGGAGTTCCCGAAGGACCCCAGCAAGCCGAACGTTACGCTACTGGGGACCGGTGGCACGATCGCATCGCGCCTCGATTACAGGACTGGTGCTGTGATTCCGGCGTTTTCGCCGGGCGAGCTTTACGGGGCTGTGCCGGAGCTTGCCGACATCTGCAATCTGAAGACGATCAAGCTCTTCGGCATCTTCAGCGAGGATATGTCGCCGCTTCAGTGGACCACTCTCGCAGACGGGATAGGACGTGAGATACGAAAGGGCGTCGATGGCATCGTCATCGGCCACGGCACGGACACGATGCACCACACGAGCGCCATTCTGAGCTTCATGGTCCAGAAACCGCCGGTGCCTGTGGTCCTGGTTGGCTCCCAGCGCTCGAGCGATCGACCTTCGAGCGATGCGGCGCTCAACCTCATCAATGCGACGAGGTCTGCGGCGTTCGGTGAGATAGCGGAGGTTCTGGTCTGCATGTTCGGGCCGACGAGCGATGAATACTGCCTGCTGCATCGCGGGACACGCGTCCGCAAGATGCACTCCAGCTATCGCAGCACCTTCAGGACGATCGCTGACACACCCGTGGGACGCGTCTCGCCGACGGAGTACGTTGTTCTGAGAGAGGACGTCAACCGCCGGCGGAGCGACAGGAATGTGATCATTGATACGGCCTTCGAGGAGAAGGTCTCCATTGTCTATTATTACCCGAACATGAAGCCGGACATAATCGAGGCGCTGGTCGATAACGGGTATAAAGGGATCGTAATCGCAGGGACAGGCCTCGGCCACGTGAATAAACCGCTTTACGAGCCCATCAAGCGGGCGTGCGACAAGGGCGTCCACGTCTTTATGACGGTGCAGACGCTTTGGGGCTACGTTCAGATGTTCGTCTATGAGACCGGACGCGAGCTGATGCAGCGTGGCATCGTTCCAGCCGCGAACATGCTCCCCGAAGTCGCCTACATGAAGCTCTGCTGGGTCTTGGGCCACACGCTCGAGCATGAGAAAGTCGTTAAGATGATGCTGACGCCCGTAATGGATGAGATAACAGAGCGTGAGCCTCATGACGGCTACCTGGTATTTCAGGGCGGCCTGCCCGAAGTGCAAGAGATGCTCAGACACCTAGTCAAGTGA